In one Cupriavidus taiwanensis genomic region, the following are encoded:
- a CDS encoding lytic transglycosylase domain-containing protein — MLKGVYLQRAGRAAWIALACALLVTPVHAQKRPQAVSRAPSTVIPSDPDEAFTALREAARKNDVERAYEISATLVDYPVPSYVEYFRIKPQLFDASGLARVDAPDDQVRVFLQRYKGDAIADRMRNDWLLVLGKKRDWANFDVEYPQFALKDDTQVECYALLSRALKGQNVAADARNVLSDPRYYGEGCVDLIGYLAQSQQIQRSDVAFQARLALEQNYLTLAGKIAALLPDARPEARVDGDTLATIVKMARNDPAQAAAYLGTTQGALSRDEQGAAWGVIGQFAAKKLLPDAAGYYRRQMDLGGNQWLSDDSQEWRVRAALRQGDWKQVRQAVELMRPELRAKDPAWIYWYGRALKADGRDTEAQQNFQQIAGQFNFYGQLASEELGNRITLPPRTTVSDAEAMAMRTRPGFQRAQKFYAMNLRFEGNREWNWELRNMSDRELLAAAEYARRLELLDRTVNSADRTRNEHDFALRFLMPYRDIMQRATDEVGLDMAWVYGLIRQESRFVMNARSSAGAHGLMQVMPATAKYVARKIGMSDFSPSMMGDPTINIQLGTNYLNMVLTDLDSSWTLASAAYNAGPGRPKAWRSTLARPVEGAIFAETIPFTETRGYVKNVLSNATYYAALMSGRPQSLKSRLGTVAPSAVTTTSLP; from the coding sequence ATGCTGAAGGGAGTATATCTGCAGCGTGCAGGGCGGGCCGCCTGGATTGCGCTTGCATGTGCATTGCTTGTCACGCCGGTCCACGCGCAGAAGCGCCCGCAGGCGGTCTCGCGCGCGCCCTCGACGGTGATCCCCAGCGATCCCGACGAGGCCTTCACCGCGCTGCGCGAAGCCGCGCGCAAGAACGACGTCGAACGCGCCTACGAGATCTCGGCCACGCTGGTGGATTACCCGGTGCCGTCCTATGTCGAGTACTTCCGCATCAAGCCGCAGCTGTTCGACGCCAGCGGCCTGGCCCGCGTCGATGCGCCGGACGACCAGGTGCGCGTGTTCCTGCAGCGCTACAAGGGCGACGCGATTGCCGACCGCATGCGCAATGACTGGCTGCTGGTGCTGGGCAAGAAGCGCGACTGGGCCAATTTCGATGTCGAATACCCGCAGTTCGCGCTCAAGGACGATACCCAGGTCGAGTGCTATGCGCTGCTGTCGCGCGCGCTCAAGGGCCAGAACGTGGCTGCCGATGCGCGCAATGTGCTGAGCGATCCCAGGTACTACGGCGAAGGCTGCGTCGACTTGATCGGCTATCTCGCCCAGAGCCAGCAGATCCAGCGCAGCGACGTGGCCTTCCAGGCGCGCCTGGCGCTGGAGCAGAACTACCTCACGCTGGCCGGCAAGATCGCCGCGCTGCTGCCTGATGCGCGACCTGAGGCGCGCGTGGACGGCGATACCCTGGCCACCATCGTCAAGATGGCGCGCAACGACCCCGCGCAGGCGGCGGCCTATCTCGGCACGACCCAGGGCGCGCTGTCGCGGGACGAGCAGGGCGCGGCCTGGGGCGTGATCGGCCAGTTCGCGGCCAAGAAGCTGTTGCCCGATGCGGCCGGCTACTACCGCCGCCAGATGGACCTGGGCGGCAACCAGTGGCTGTCCGACGACAGCCAGGAATGGCGCGTGCGCGCCGCGCTGCGCCAGGGCGACTGGAAGCAGGTGCGCCAGGCGGTCGAGCTGATGCGCCCGGAGCTGCGCGCCAAGGACCCGGCCTGGATCTACTGGTACGGCCGCGCGCTCAAGGCCGACGGCCGCGACACCGAGGCCCAGCAGAACTTCCAGCAGATTGCCGGCCAGTTCAATTTCTACGGCCAGCTCGCCAGCGAGGAACTTGGCAACCGCATCACGCTGCCGCCGCGCACCACCGTCAGCGACGCCGAGGCCATGGCGATGCGCACGCGCCCCGGTTTCCAGCGCGCGCAGAAGTTCTACGCCATGAATCTGCGCTTCGAGGGCAACCGCGAGTGGAACTGGGAACTGCGCAACATGAGCGACCGCGAGCTGCTGGCCGCGGCCGAATATGCGCGCCGCCTCGAGCTGCTCGACCGCACCGTCAACTCGGCCGACCGCACCCGCAACGAGCATGACTTCGCGCTGCGCTTCCTGATGCCGTACCGCGACATCATGCAGCGCGCCACCGACGAGGTCGGCCTGGACATGGCGTGGGTGTACGGCCTGATCCGCCAGGAATCGCGCTTCGTCATGAATGCGCGCTCGTCCGCGGGGGCGCATGGCCTGATGCAGGTGATGCCGGCCACGGCAAAGTATGTGGCGCGCAAGATCGGCATGAGCGACTTTTCGCCGTCGATGATGGGAGATCCCACCATCAACATCCAGCTCGGCACCAACTACCTGAACATGGTGCTGACCGACCTGGACAGTTCCTGGACGCTGGCCTCGGCCGCGTACAACGCCGGTCCGGGCCGGCCCAAGGCCTGGCGCAGCACGCTGGCACGGCCGGTGGAAGGCGCGATCTTTGCAGAGACCATCCCGTTCACTGAAACGCGCGGCTACGTGAAGAATGTGCTTTCCAACGCTACGTACTATGCTGCATTGATGAGTGGCCGGCCGCAGTCGCTGAAATCGCGCCTGGGCACGGTCGCGCCGTCGGCGGTGACCACTACCAGCCTGCCCTGA
- a CDS encoding complex I NDUFA9 subunit family protein, producing MQTSNVLVIGGAGFIGSHLVSRLAGTASASGAPLEPGANPDSPIAPDRIVVGTRNVEHAQHLLLLPRVEVVELGLADNAALDDAIGSLGLDGIVVNLVGVLHGERADPYGEAFASAHVELVRQIVASCLSTGVRRLLHMSALGADSNGPSMYLRSKGDGERIVRASGLDWTIFRPSVVFGPDDHFLNLFAHMQQLAPVVPLACAHARFQPVFVQDVVQAYLNAMVNPATIGHGYELGGPQVYTLEELVRFAGRASGHPRPVIALPDALARVQAAVMEHMPGEPLLSRDNLDSMQLDNVLERPLAPELNLHPVHLEAVMTEALSGRNRDASLTHMRASVHR from the coding sequence ATGCAGACCAGCAACGTCCTCGTCATCGGTGGCGCCGGCTTCATCGGCAGCCATCTCGTCTCGCGCCTGGCCGGCACGGCCTCGGCTTCCGGCGCGCCGCTCGAGCCCGGCGCCAATCCCGATTCCCCCATCGCCCCGGACCGCATCGTGGTCGGCACGCGCAATGTCGAGCATGCGCAGCACCTGCTGCTGCTGCCGCGCGTCGAGGTGGTGGAACTGGGCCTGGCCGACAATGCCGCGCTCGACGACGCGATCGGCTCGCTCGGCCTGGACGGCATCGTCGTCAACCTGGTGGGCGTGCTGCACGGCGAGCGCGCCGATCCCTACGGCGAGGCCTTTGCCAGCGCGCATGTTGAACTGGTGCGGCAGATCGTGGCTTCCTGCCTTTCCACCGGCGTGCGCCGGCTGTTGCATATGAGCGCGCTCGGCGCCGACAGCAACGGCCCGTCGATGTACCTGCGCAGCAAGGGCGACGGCGAGCGCATCGTGCGCGCCAGCGGGCTCGACTGGACCATCTTCCGGCCCTCGGTGGTGTTCGGCCCCGACGACCATTTTCTCAACCTGTTCGCGCACATGCAGCAGCTGGCGCCGGTGGTGCCGCTGGCATGCGCGCATGCGCGCTTCCAGCCGGTGTTCGTGCAGGACGTGGTGCAGGCCTACCTGAACGCCATGGTGAACCCGGCCACCATCGGCCACGGCTACGAACTGGGCGGGCCGCAGGTCTATACGCTGGAGGAGCTGGTGCGCTTTGCCGGGCGCGCCTCGGGCCATCCACGCCCGGTGATCGCGCTGCCCGATGCGCTGGCGCGGGTGCAGGCCGCGGTCATGGAGCATATGCCGGGCGAACCGCTGCTGTCGCGCGACAACCTGGATTCGATGCAGCTCGACAACGTGCTGGAGCGCCCGCTCGCGCCGGAGCTGAACCTGCACCCCGTGCACCTGGAGGCGGTCATGACCGAAGCGCTGTCCGGGCGCAACCGCGATGCCTCGCTGACGCACATGCGCGCCAGCGTGCATCGCTGA
- a CDS encoding glutathione S-transferase family protein: protein MKLVIGNKNYSSWSLRPWLLLRQAGIDFEEVQVRLFTGSFAAEIARYSPAGKVPVLVDGDVTVWDSLAISEYVAERFPDRQLWPADPAERAVARAICAEMHSGFVNVRNQLPMNVTAVLPGRGWNVAVQREVERIAAIWDELRKQHAARGPFLFGTFTVADAFYAPVVSRFATYGIHLPDETEDAKAYADFMLALPTMQQWIAGAREERDFLADDEPYRTAPDLADAIIVTH, encoded by the coding sequence ATGAAGCTCGTCATCGGCAACAAGAACTATTCCTCCTGGTCGCTGCGCCCCTGGCTGCTGCTGCGCCAGGCCGGCATTGATTTCGAGGAAGTGCAGGTGCGCCTGTTCACCGGCAGCTTCGCCGCCGAGATCGCCCGCTACTCGCCCGCGGGCAAGGTGCCGGTGCTGGTCGACGGCGATGTCACCGTGTGGGATTCGCTGGCGATCTCCGAATACGTGGCCGAGCGCTTCCCCGACCGGCAGCTGTGGCCGGCCGACCCGGCCGAGCGCGCGGTGGCGCGCGCGATCTGCGCCGAGATGCACTCGGGCTTTGTCAACGTGCGCAACCAGTTGCCGATGAACGTGACCGCGGTGCTGCCCGGGCGCGGCTGGAACGTGGCGGTGCAGCGCGAGGTGGAGCGCATCGCCGCGATCTGGGACGAGCTGCGCAAGCAGCATGCGGCGCGCGGGCCGTTCCTGTTCGGCACCTTCACCGTCGCCGACGCGTTCTATGCGCCGGTGGTGAGCCGCTTCGCTACCTACGGCATCCACCTGCCGGACGAGACCGAAGACGCCAAGGCCTATGCCGATTTCATGCTGGCGCTGCCAACGATGCAGCAATGGATTGCCGGCGCGCGCGAGGAGCGCGACTTCCTGGCCGATGACGAACCGTACCGCACGGCCCCGGATCTTGCCGATGCGATAATCGTCACCCACTAG
- a CDS encoding multifunctional CCA addition/repair protein codes for MQVYAVGGAIRDELLGKPSQDRDYVVVGATPAEMETAGYRPVGKDFPVFLHPRTQEEYALARTERKTAMGYKGFAFYCEPDVTLEDDLVRRDLTINAMARAVDADGNLTGPVIDPHGGQRDLAARLFRHVSDAFAEDPVRILRLARFAARFHDFNVAAETMRLMREMVAAGEVDALVPERVWQELARGLMEARPSRMFEVLRECGALARLLPELERLWGVPQRADFHPEVDTGVHVMMVIDCAAALEAPLPVRFAALVHDLGKGTTPADVLPRHIGHELRSVRLLEEVCARLRVPNECRDLAVVVAREHGTIHRSLELSAAAVVRLLERCDALRKPTRFAQALQACEADKRGRKGFEHHAYPQAARLLAAREAAASVDAGAIARACADDVAQIKDRVHAARVAAVAQRLGAQPGGA; via the coding sequence ATGCAGGTGTATGCCGTGGGCGGCGCGATCCGCGACGAACTGCTGGGCAAGCCCAGCCAGGACCGCGACTACGTGGTGGTCGGCGCGACCCCGGCCGAGATGGAGACCGCCGGCTATCGCCCGGTCGGCAAGGATTTCCCGGTGTTCCTGCATCCGCGCACGCAGGAGGAATACGCGCTGGCCCGCACCGAGCGCAAGACCGCGATGGGCTACAAGGGCTTTGCCTTCTACTGCGAGCCCGATGTCACGCTCGAGGACGACCTGGTCCGGCGCGACCTGACCATCAACGCGATGGCGCGCGCGGTCGATGCCGACGGCAACCTGACCGGCCCCGTGATCGATCCGCACGGCGGCCAGCGCGACCTCGCCGCGCGCCTGTTCCGCCATGTCTCCGACGCCTTTGCCGAAGACCCGGTGCGCATCCTGCGGCTGGCGCGCTTCGCCGCGCGTTTCCACGACTTCAACGTCGCCGCCGAGACCATGCGCCTGATGCGCGAGATGGTCGCCGCGGGCGAGGTCGATGCGCTGGTGCCCGAGCGCGTGTGGCAGGAGCTGGCGCGCGGACTGATGGAGGCACGGCCGTCGCGCATGTTCGAGGTGCTGCGCGAATGCGGCGCGCTGGCGCGGCTGCTGCCAGAGCTGGAGCGGCTGTGGGGCGTGCCGCAGCGCGCCGACTTCCACCCCGAGGTCGATACCGGCGTGCATGTGATGATGGTGATCGACTGCGCCGCGGCACTGGAGGCACCGCTGCCGGTGCGCTTTGCCGCGCTGGTGCATGACCTGGGCAAGGGCACCACGCCCGCGGACGTGCTGCCGCGCCATATCGGCCACGAGCTGCGCAGCGTCAGGCTGCTGGAAGAGGTCTGCGCGCGCTTGCGCGTGCCCAACGAGTGCCGCGACCTGGCGGTCGTGGTGGCGCGCGAGCACGGCACCATCCACCGCTCGCTGGAGCTCAGCGCCGCAGCGGTGGTGCGGCTGCTGGAGCGCTGCGACGCGCTGCGCAAGCCCACGCGCTTCGCCCAGGCGCTGCAGGCCTGCGAGGCCGACAAGCGCGGGCGCAAGGGGTTCGAGCACCACGCCTACCCGCAGGCCGCGCGCCTGCTGGCGGCGCGCGAGGCTGCGGCGTCGGTCGATGCGGGGGCGATCGCGCGCGCCTGCGCGGATGACGTGGCGCAGATCAAGGACCGGGTCCATGCCGCGCGGGTCGCGGCGGTGGCGCAGCGGCTCGGGGCGCAGCCGGGCGGCGCCTGA
- a CDS encoding DUF2905 domain-containing protein: MLRWTLTIFLSVIILSAALPWLQKVGLGRLPGDVRFRVFGREFVLPFASTILISLIALVIGKLL; this comes from the coding sequence ATGCTGCGCTGGACCCTGACCATCTTCCTCAGCGTGATCATCCTGTCCGCGGCGCTGCCGTGGCTGCAGAAGGTCGGGCTGGGCCGGCTGCCCGGCGACGTGCGCTTCCGCGTGTTCGGGCGCGAGTTCGTGCTGCCGTTCGCGTCGACGATCCTGATCTCGCTGATCGCGCTGGTAATCGGCAAGCTGCTGTAG
- a CDS encoding class I SAM-dependent methyltransferase: protein MQKAASLPLPPADAQAASDTLTARIGESIDAAGGWIGFDRYMALALYAPGLGYYSGGSAKFGRDARDGSDFITAPELSPFFARTLARQFAPLLAQGLPRLLEFGAGTGRLAADLLLGLEQEGQLPDTYAIVELSGELRARQQDTLARRAPHLAERVTWLDTLPAAFEGVIVGNEVLDAMPVQLYARRGGHWHERGVARAGAQDGGATAFRFEDRALVDADVPAALRAIPGDHELVTETHVEAQGFTRAVGAMLARGAAFFIDYGFPGSEYYHPQRAGGTLMCHYRHHAHPEPFLYPGLQDITAHVDFSGIAQAAVEAGLTVAGFASQARFLMNAGITDLLMALDPSDARAFLPQANAVQKLLSEAEMGELFKVIALTRGLDDTEPLAGFARGDRCHAL from the coding sequence ATGCAGAAAGCCGCTAGTTTACCCCTTCCCCCCGCCGACGCGCAGGCCGCTTCGGATACCCTTACGGCCCGTATTGGCGAATCGATCGATGCCGCCGGCGGCTGGATCGGCTTTGACCGCTACATGGCGCTGGCGCTGTACGCGCCCGGCCTGGGCTATTACAGCGGCGGCTCGGCCAAGTTCGGGCGCGATGCCCGCGACGGCAGCGACTTCATCACCGCGCCCGAGCTCAGCCCGTTCTTCGCACGCACGCTGGCGCGCCAGTTCGCGCCGCTGCTGGCACAGGGGCTGCCGCGCCTGCTCGAATTCGGCGCCGGCACCGGCCGGCTGGCGGCGGACCTGCTGCTCGGGCTCGAACAGGAAGGCCAGTTGCCCGACACCTACGCCATCGTCGAGCTGTCGGGCGAGCTGCGCGCGCGCCAGCAGGACACGCTGGCCCGGCGCGCGCCGCACCTGGCGGAGCGCGTCACCTGGCTCGATACCCTGCCCGCCGCCTTCGAAGGCGTGATCGTCGGCAATGAAGTGCTGGATGCGATGCCGGTGCAGCTGTATGCGCGCCGCGGCGGCCACTGGCATGAACGCGGCGTGGCGCGCGCCGGCGCGCAGGATGGCGGCGCGACCGCGTTCCGCTTCGAGGACCGCGCGCTGGTCGATGCCGACGTGCCCGCGGCGCTGCGCGCCATCCCCGGCGACCACGAACTCGTCACCGAGACCCACGTCGAGGCCCAGGGCTTCACGCGCGCGGTCGGCGCCATGCTGGCGCGCGGCGCGGCCTTCTTCATCGACTACGGCTTTCCTGGCAGCGAGTACTACCATCCGCAGCGCGCCGGCGGCACGCTGATGTGCCACTACCGCCATCATGCGCACCCGGAACCGTTCCTGTATCCCGGCCTCCAGGACATCACCGCGCACGTCGACTTCAGCGGCATCGCGCAGGCCGCGGTCGAAGCGGGGCTGACCGTCGCGGGCTTTGCCTCGCAGGCGCGCTTCCTGATGAATGCCGGCATCACCGACCTGCTGATGGCGCTGGACCCATCCGACGCGCGCGCCTTCCTGCCGCAGGCCAATGCGGTGCAGAAGCTGCTGTCCGAAGCCGAGATGGGCGAACTGTTCAAGGTGATCGCGCTCACGCGCGGGCTCGACGACACCGAGCCGCTGGCCGGCTTTGCCCGCGGCGACCGCTGCCACGCCCTGTAA
- a CDS encoding SDR family oxidoreductase, which produces MPASKISAGATGAQPAVARGVALVTGGARRLGRAIALELAAHGWDVAVHCHRSVDEAEALATQIRALGRRAAVLRADLADEAATSRLVADCSAALGVPGCLVNNASLFQYDVATSFSYASLDTHMRTNVAAPLLLARELHKALAAAAGPDGANKAAEPRGVVINLLDQKLDNLNPDFLSYTLSKAALQTATVQLAQALAPRLRVVGVAPGITLVSGEQSEQSFRRAHRVTPLGQSSTPEDIAQAVAYLAQARAVTGTTLYVDGGQHLMPLARDVMFLTE; this is translated from the coding sequence ATGCCCGCATCCAAGATTTCCGCCGGCGCGACCGGTGCCCAGCCTGCCGTGGCCCGCGGCGTGGCGCTCGTGACCGGCGGCGCGCGCCGCCTGGGCCGCGCCATCGCGCTGGAACTGGCGGCGCATGGCTGGGACGTGGCCGTGCACTGCCATCGCTCGGTCGACGAGGCCGAGGCCCTCGCCACGCAAATCCGCGCGCTCGGCCGCCGCGCCGCGGTGCTGCGCGCCGACCTTGCCGACGAGGCCGCGACCAGCCGGCTGGTGGCCGACTGCAGCGCCGCGCTGGGCGTGCCGGGCTGCCTGGTCAACAATGCCTCGCTGTTCCAGTACGACGTCGCCACCAGCTTCTCGTATGCGTCGCTGGATACGCATATGCGCACCAACGTGGCCGCGCCGCTGCTGCTGGCGCGCGAACTGCACAAGGCGCTGGCCGCGGCCGCGGGCCCGGACGGCGCGAACAAGGCCGCCGAGCCACGCGGCGTGGTGATCAACCTGCTCGACCAGAAGCTCGACAACCTGAATCCGGATTTCCTCTCGTACACGCTCTCCAAGGCCGCGCTGCAGACTGCCACGGTGCAGCTGGCGCAGGCGCTGGCGCCGCGCCTGCGCGTGGTGGGCGTGGCCCCGGGCATCACGCTGGTATCGGGCGAGCAGTCGGAGCAGAGCTTCCGCCGCGCGCATCGCGTGACGCCGCTGGGCCAGTCTTCCACCCCCGAGGACATCGCCCAGGCGGTGGCCTACCTGGCGCAGGCACGCGCCGTGACCGGCACCACGCTGTACGTCGACGGCGGCCAGCACCTGATGCCGCTGGCGCGCGACGTGATGTTCCTGACCGAATGA
- a CDS encoding dihydroneopterin aldolase: MTMLAALSHPSLQDCRRMFLRNYEVQINIGVHEFEKKGEQRVLINIDLFVPLEECTPQADKLDEVVDYDFMRNTVAARMAQGHVHLQETLCDDVARAMLKHPKVRAVRVSTEKPDVYPDCDSVGVEVFHIKQA; encoded by the coding sequence ATGACCATGCTCGCCGCCCTTTCCCACCCCAGCCTGCAGGACTGCCGACGCATGTTCCTGCGCAACTACGAAGTGCAGATCAATATCGGCGTGCACGAATTCGAGAAGAAGGGCGAGCAGCGCGTGCTGATCAATATCGACCTGTTCGTGCCGCTGGAGGAATGCACGCCGCAGGCCGACAAGCTCGACGAAGTGGTCGACTACGACTTCATGCGCAACACCGTGGCCGCGCGCATGGCGCAGGGCCACGTGCACCTGCAGGAAACGCTGTGCGACGACGTCGCGCGCGCCATGCTCAAGCACCCCAAGGTGCGCGCGGTGCGCGTGTCGACCGAGAAGCCCGACGTGTACCCGGACTGCGATTCGGTCGGGGTCGAGGTCTTCCATATCAAGCAGGCCTGA
- the ttcA gene encoding tRNA 2-thiocytidine(32) synthetase TtcA produces the protein MSHSNNFYRLETRLQSQTGKAIGDFGMIEDGDTVLVCMSGGKDSYTMLSVLMALQKRAPIQFKLIAMNLDQKQPGFPEHILPEYLKSVGVEYVIVEADTYSIVKEKVPEGKTTCSLCSRLRRGVIYRTAKELGANKIALGHHRDDIVNTFFLNMFFGGKMKAMPPKLATDDGAHIVIRPLAYCSEKDIASYARAMEFPIIPCNLCGSQENLQRKKVSEMLQEWERQNPGRIDNIFSALRNVVPSHLADTALFPFTGLATGLAKVDEASLFGETTFQQQPLTFAGSLDENRMEFVRFERAPAATAAAEPAGTQ, from the coding sequence ATGAGCCACTCGAACAACTTCTATCGCCTCGAGACGAGGCTGCAATCGCAAACCGGCAAGGCCATCGGCGACTTCGGCATGATCGAGGACGGCGACACCGTGCTGGTCTGCATGAGTGGCGGCAAGGACTCGTACACCATGCTGTCGGTCCTGATGGCGCTGCAGAAGCGGGCGCCGATCCAGTTCAAGCTGATCGCGATGAACCTGGACCAGAAGCAACCTGGCTTCCCGGAACATATCCTGCCGGAATACCTGAAGTCGGTCGGCGTGGAATATGTGATCGTCGAGGCGGACACCTACTCGATCGTCAAGGAGAAGGTGCCCGAGGGCAAGACCACCTGCTCGCTGTGCTCGCGCCTGCGCCGGGGCGTGATCTACCGCACCGCCAAGGAGCTGGGCGCCAACAAGATCGCGCTGGGCCACCATCGCGACGACATCGTCAACACCTTCTTCCTGAACATGTTCTTCGGCGGCAAGATGAAGGCGATGCCGCCCAAGCTGGCCACCGACGACGGCGCGCATATCGTGATCCGCCCGCTGGCGTACTGCTCGGAGAAAGACATCGCATCGTACGCGCGCGCCATGGAATTCCCGATCATCCCGTGCAACCTGTGCGGCTCGCAGGAAAACCTGCAGCGCAAGAAGGTCAGCGAGATGCTGCAGGAGTGGGAGCGGCAGAACCCGGGCCGCATCGACAATATCTTCTCGGCGCTGCGCAACGTCGTGCCGTCGCACCTGGCGGATACCGCGCTGTTCCCGTTCACCGGGCTGGCGACCGGCCTGGCCAAGGTCGACGAGGCCTCGCTGTTCGGTGAAACCACGTTCCAGCAGCAGCCGCTGACGTTCGCCGGCAGCCTGGACGAAAACCGCATGGAGTTCGTGCGCTTCGAGCGCGCGCCCGCGGCGACCGCGGCGGCGGAGCCGGCCGGCACGCAGTAA
- a CDS encoding DUF6279 family lipoprotein encodes MKLGYQQGDRLAYWWIDNYVDVTTAQEPLTREAIARFFAWHRKAQLPEIATLLQEAKADVRQPVTPAMVAHFQDASQDLARRSFEQAMPDMADFLLTLTPDQIARMEKKFAEGNAKYRKKFLNADPAEREEARFDKVMEYARLVYGGFSAEQEKAIRVKVGPVVQNAEARYAERVARQQEWIRMVRYVQATQPPKTQVIDLLRRFREYWQNPPARHAASHEASNNAGIALTVAIANLTTPQQKAHAQERFQKWIDDTHALMREKANAPVQSAAAN; translated from the coding sequence ATGAAGCTGGGTTACCAGCAGGGCGACCGGCTGGCGTACTGGTGGATCGACAATTATGTCGACGTCACCACGGCCCAGGAGCCGCTCACGCGCGAGGCGATCGCGCGCTTCTTTGCCTGGCACCGCAAGGCGCAGCTGCCGGAAATCGCCACCCTGCTGCAGGAGGCCAAGGCCGACGTGCGCCAGCCGGTGACGCCGGCGATGGTCGCGCACTTCCAGGACGCCTCGCAGGACCTGGCGCGCCGCTCCTTCGAGCAGGCCATGCCTGACATGGCCGACTTCCTGCTGACGCTGACGCCCGACCAGATCGCGCGCATGGAAAAGAAGTTTGCCGAGGGCAACGCCAAATACCGCAAGAAGTTCCTCAACGCGGATCCGGCCGAGCGCGAGGAAGCGCGCTTCGACAAGGTGATGGAGTACGCGCGCCTGGTCTACGGCGGCTTCTCTGCCGAGCAGGAAAAGGCGATCCGCGTCAAGGTGGGGCCGGTGGTGCAGAATGCCGAGGCGCGCTATGCCGAGCGCGTCGCGCGCCAGCAGGAATGGATCAGGATGGTGCGCTACGTGCAGGCCACGCAGCCGCCCAAGACGCAGGTGATCGACCTGCTGCGGCGCTTCCGCGAGTACTGGCAGAACCCGCCCGCCCGGCACGCCGCCAGCCACGAAGCCAGCAACAACGCCGGCATCGCGCTGACCGTGGCGATCGCAAACCTGACCACGCCGCAGCAGAAGGCGCACGCGCAGGAACGCTTCCAGAAGTGGATCGACGACACGCATGCGCTGATGCGCGAGAAGGCGAATGCGCCGGTGCAGTCGGCCGCGGCGAACTGA